The following coding sequences are from one Halomonas sp. HAL1 window:
- a CDS encoding AMP-binding protein: MSEHANAAVLRGPALEGLDQYDSVTDVFHTAVERFKDKPAFSCMGKTLTFADLDRLSADFAAWLQHETDLVPGDRIAIQLPNVLQFPVAVFGALRAGLVVVNTNPLYTEREMANQFKDSNAKAILILANMADKLEKVLDKTDIKHVLVTQLADLHDVPKRWLINAVVKHVKKMVPAYSLPSAIGFRDALKKGASLSHTEVKRTHDDLAALQYTGGTTGMPKGAMLTHRNLIANMLQAREAIGAHLTDGEELVIAPLPVYHIYTFTVNCLFLMETGNHSLLITNPRDLDSFVKELKGLPFTAFIGLNTLFNALCNRDDFKQLDFSKLKLTISGGMALTKAAAQRWEQTTGCPISEGYGLTETSPIVSFNPTDAIQLGTIGKPVAGTAVKVVDADGNDVPMGEPGELCVQGPQVMKGYWQREDETRVSIDGDGWFHTGDIAVLQDDGYIRIVDRKKDMILVSGFNVYPNEVEDVVAAHPDVLESAAVGVPDENAGEAIKLFVVSKNSQLDEKTLRDWCKKELTGYKVPKIIEFRDELPKTNVGKVLRRQLRDEEPSKTSSDSH, encoded by the coding sequence ATGAGCGAACACGCCAACGCCGCCGTTTTACGTGGCCCAGCGCTTGAAGGGTTGGATCAATACGATTCAGTCACGGATGTTTTTCATACCGCAGTAGAGCGTTTTAAGGACAAGCCTGCGTTTTCCTGTATGGGGAAAACGCTAACCTTCGCCGACCTTGACCGCCTGTCAGCAGACTTTGCCGCTTGGCTGCAGCACGAAACCGACCTCGTGCCCGGGGATCGAATCGCGATCCAGCTACCTAACGTACTGCAGTTTCCGGTGGCGGTATTTGGCGCGCTTCGGGCGGGGCTGGTGGTGGTCAATACCAACCCGCTATATACCGAGCGGGAAATGGCTAACCAGTTCAAAGACTCCAATGCTAAAGCCATTTTAATCTTGGCCAACATGGCGGATAAGCTGGAGAAAGTGCTCGATAAAACAGACATCAAACACGTGCTAGTCACGCAATTAGCTGACTTGCACGATGTGCCCAAGCGCTGGCTAATCAATGCAGTGGTGAAGCACGTTAAAAAAATGGTGCCGGCCTATTCGCTACCCAGTGCAATTGGCTTTCGCGATGCGCTGAAAAAAGGTGCCTCGTTAAGCCATACCGAGGTCAAGAGAACGCATGATGATCTAGCTGCGCTTCAATACACCGGGGGTACGACGGGAATGCCGAAAGGGGCGATGCTGACCCATCGTAATCTAATCGCCAATATGCTCCAGGCCCGCGAAGCCATTGGCGCCCATTTAACCGATGGCGAAGAGCTAGTCATTGCGCCGCTACCGGTTTATCACATCTACACATTTACCGTTAACTGCTTATTTTTAATGGAAACGGGCAACCACTCTCTGTTGATTACCAATCCTCGCGATTTGGATAGCTTTGTCAAAGAGCTTAAGGGATTGCCGTTCACCGCTTTCATCGGCCTCAATACGCTGTTTAATGCGCTATGTAACCGGGACGATTTCAAGCAGCTCGATTTCTCCAAGCTGAAACTGACAATCTCAGGCGGCATGGCGCTGACGAAAGCGGCGGCGCAGCGCTGGGAACAAACCACAGGTTGTCCAATTTCCGAAGGTTACGGCCTAACGGAAACCTCGCCTATCGTAAGCTTCAATCCCACCGATGCGATTCAGTTGGGCACCATAGGTAAACCGGTTGCTGGTACTGCTGTGAAAGTCGTTGATGCGGATGGTAATGATGTGCCAATGGGCGAACCTGGGGAGCTGTGCGTTCAAGGGCCTCAGGTGATGAAGGGTTACTGGCAGCGTGAAGATGAAACCCGCGTTTCTATTGATGGAGATGGCTGGTTCCACACCGGTGATATCGCCGTGCTGCAGGATGATGGCTATATCCGCATCGTGGATCGTAAAAAAGACATGATCCTGGTCTCCGGCTTCAATGTTTATCCTAACGAAGTCGAGGATGTGGTAGCTGCCCACCCGGACGTTCTTGAATCGGCAGCGGTGGGTGTGCCGGACGAAAATGCTGGCGAAGCGATTAAGCTGTTTGTGGTGAGCAAAAATAGCCAGCTTGATGAGAAAACGCTGCGTGACTGGTGCAAAAAAGAGCTAACCGGCTATAAAGTGCCTAAAATCATCGAGTTTCGAGATGAGCTGCCCAAAACCAACGTGGGCAAAGTACTTCGCCGCCAGCTGCGCGACGAAGAGCCTTCAAAAACGTCATCAGATAGTCATTAA
- a CDS encoding class II glutamine amidotransferase: protein MCELLGMSANVPTDICFSFSGFLHRGGGTGPHRDGWGIAFYEEGGYRDFRDPHPSVDSPIARLICDYPIKSNVVISHIRQANVGGVKLANTHPFTREMWGRPWCYAHNGQLSSWESLALGNYTPVGSTDSEHAYCWLMGELRRTFPTPPAEPEVLWERLHQLCEQLRALGVFNMLLSDGCYLYTFCATKLAHITRCAPFGDAELSDAEMTVNFAEHTTPDDIVSVIATEPLTHNEAWQRMVPGELLVWRDGEIQARYCP, encoded by the coding sequence ATGTGTGAACTGCTTGGCATGAGCGCCAATGTGCCTACGGATATCTGTTTTAGCTTTTCGGGCTTTTTGCATCGTGGTGGGGGCACCGGCCCCCACCGCGATGGATGGGGCATCGCCTTTTATGAAGAGGGCGGTTACCGCGATTTTCGTGATCCCCATCCCTCAGTTGACTCGCCCATCGCGAGGCTAATTTGCGACTATCCCATTAAGTCTAACGTGGTGATCAGCCACATTCGTCAAGCGAATGTGGGCGGCGTAAAGCTTGCCAATACCCATCCTTTCACCCGTGAAATGTGGGGGCGCCCCTGGTGCTATGCGCATAATGGCCAATTAAGCAGCTGGGAGAGTCTTGCGTTAGGAAACTACACGCCGGTTGGCAGCACTGATAGCGAGCACGCCTACTGCTGGTTAATGGGGGAGCTGCGCCGTACTTTTCCAACGCCGCCTGCGGAACCCGAAGTTCTTTGGGAACGGTTGCATCAGCTATGTGAGCAACTCAGGGCATTGGGCGTCTTTAACATGCTGCTCTCTGATGGATGCTATTTATATACGTTTTGCGCCACCAAACTAGCCCATATTACTCGCTGCGCGCCTTTTGGTGATGCGGAACTTTCTGACGCTGAAATGACGGTGAATTTTGCCGAACATACCACGCCTGACGACATCGTTTCAGTGATTGCCACTGAACCTCTCACCCACAACGAAGCCTGGCAGCGCATGGTGCCGGGTGAGCTATTGGTATGGCGCGACGGAGAAATCCAGGCGCGTTACTGTCCATAA
- a CDS encoding YcgN family cysteine cluster protein, whose translation METAMRERFWERYTLEELTPQEWEALCDGCGQCCLLKLHDEDTQELAVLNVACRLLDTHSCQCSDYANRFKTVPDCTQLTPALVKEFTWLPQSCGYRRVAEGRKLAGWHPLLSNDAERVHRKGISVRGFAVSQDEVPEQQLESHIIAVLPM comes from the coding sequence ATGGAAACCGCGATGCGTGAGCGTTTTTGGGAGCGCTATACCCTAGAAGAGTTGACGCCCCAGGAGTGGGAAGCGCTATGCGACGGCTGTGGGCAGTGCTGCCTGCTAAAGTTGCACGACGAGGATACCCAGGAACTGGCAGTACTGAACGTAGCTTGCCGCCTGCTGGATACCCATAGCTGCCAGTGCAGCGATTATGCGAACCGTTTTAAAACGGTTCCCGACTGCACCCAGCTTACTCCCGCCTTGGTCAAGGAGTTCACTTGGTTACCACAAAGCTGTGGTTATCGGCGGGTGGCAGAGGGGCGCAAGCTGGCGGGCTGGCATCCGCTGTTAAGCAATGACGCCGAACGGGTTCACCGTAAAGGCATCAGTGTGCGTGGTTTTGCTGTTTCTCAAGATGAGGTACCTGAGCAGCAGCTGGAGTCACACATCATTGCCGTGCTGCCGATGTAA
- a CDS encoding ACP phosphodiesterase: MNFLAHAWLVRAGSDDFLYGNLIADGVKGRDLSEWPAATALGIRHHRRVDAWVDSHPSVVNARRRAPPAQRRYAGIALDMVWDHFLARDTAGQADQEVIVKRCYRLLLARSAPNRLAGMVPSLVEHDWLRGYADFAFTCRAVAGIGQRLSGPNQLAALVPWLRDDYQALEDDFQALWPALLAELSHTDTPL; the protein is encoded by the coding sequence ATGAACTTTCTTGCCCATGCTTGGCTCGTCAGGGCGGGTAGCGATGATTTTCTCTACGGCAATTTAATTGCCGATGGGGTTAAGGGGCGCGACTTAAGTGAATGGCCGGCGGCCACGGCGCTAGGCATTCGCCATCATCGCCGGGTGGATGCCTGGGTGGATAGTCATCCGAGCGTTGTGAATGCGCGGCGACGCGCCCCGCCTGCTCAGCGCCGCTATGCGGGCATTGCGCTCGACATGGTGTGGGATCATTTTCTGGCCCGTGATACGGCGGGGCAGGCTGACCAGGAAGTGATTGTAAAACGCTGCTATCGACTGCTCTTAGCACGCTCTGCGCCGAACCGGCTGGCGGGCATGGTGCCATCACTTGTCGAGCACGACTGGTTAAGAGGCTACGCTGATTTTGCGTTTACCTGCCGCGCTGTTGCAGGAATCGGCCAGCGATTGTCTGGCCCGAATCAGCTTGCCGCTCTGGTGCCCTGGCTGCGCGACGATTACCAAGCGCTAGAGGACGATTTTCAGGCTTTATGGCCAGCGCTGTTGGCAGAATTAAGCCACACTGATACACCACTATAG
- a CDS encoding YcgL domain-containing protein, which produces MSDKMICEVFKSSRKDEMYLYVDKRQGLANIPEPLLETFGKPVPVFTMLLTADKKLSRVNAADVVEGINDKGFYLQMPPPKEAYLLDVHRAHVASHSNARSDNE; this is translated from the coding sequence ATGAGCGACAAAATGATTTGCGAGGTGTTCAAAAGCTCCCGTAAAGATGAAATGTATTTGTACGTAGATAAACGTCAAGGATTGGCAAATATTCCAGAGCCACTGCTGGAAACGTTTGGTAAGCCGGTGCCGGTTTTTACCATGCTGCTAACAGCTGATAAAAAATTGTCACGTGTTAATGCGGCCGATGTGGTCGAAGGTATTAACGATAAAGGCTTCTATTTACAGATGCCACCGCCTAAAGAGGCCTACTTGCTCGACGTACATCGCGCCCATGTGGCCTCGCATTCTAATGCGCGTTCTGACAATGAGTAG
- a CDS encoding S9 family peptidase has product MKAQLGIQSGLPAARYYRANDPQWHWLEERENTEVSDFLEAANQQQADWFTPLAPLEEALYQGHLARRELAITSLKTPLDHFTFWSKTGAKDDYPSWWRHPNNQPEQYECFFDVSARAAEHDFYDMGDMALSPDEQWLAWTEDTQGDERFTLWLKALPNGAPVQLLSDIGAGLCWAEDQTATTATLLFTRFDDTQRPDSVWRIPLRLDNPRASLAPELVLREEDPEFWIGIGKTRSRSWLLLESGSKDTSEIHLLPAHTPAATPLCIQPRQAGVEYSIDHRPGSFYRLHNQAGAHFQLDYLPESQLGQRQLSWLTLIAHREEATLEGVDAFSWGLMLGERDHDQAQVRLRRLVFDAQHACTLDEYLALPEQPCSQLLEDAPHFDSQILRLREESFTQPPSWFALDLTSGERTLLKRAPVYGNLQPEQLISKRLWATSHDGEQVPVSVVMRADLANQPLPTLLYGYGAYGEALDPWFSIARLELLERGAAFAVAHVRGGGERGEPWYLNGKMAHKENSFHDFLAAREALVEQGVSDPRHVVAYGASAGGLLVGTCINRAPDAFCAALLDVPFLDVLRTMQNPELPLTTAEYSEWGNPEDPEVAKRIAAYSPIDNITAQAYPALWIEGSWFDTRVSYWEPAKFYAQVSRQQQGSAPVLMRTDMSSGHGGASGRFKAWRDTARQDAFILWALGLAKHSQT; this is encoded by the coding sequence ATGAAAGCACAGCTAGGCATACAATCAGGCTTACCCGCTGCGCGATATTATCGCGCTAATGACCCGCAATGGCACTGGTTAGAAGAGCGCGAAAACACTGAAGTGAGCGACTTTTTAGAAGCCGCCAACCAGCAACAAGCCGATTGGTTTACCCCGCTAGCCCCGCTAGAAGAAGCGTTATACCAGGGCCATCTAGCGCGGCGCGAATTAGCCATCACTAGTCTTAAGACCCCACTTGATCACTTTACGTTCTGGAGCAAGACCGGCGCCAAAGACGACTACCCAAGCTGGTGGCGTCACCCCAATAACCAACCTGAGCAATATGAATGCTTCTTCGATGTTAGCGCCCGCGCCGCCGAGCATGACTTTTACGACATGGGCGACATGGCGCTTTCACCCGACGAGCAGTGGCTAGCGTGGACAGAAGATACCCAAGGAGACGAACGTTTTACGCTCTGGTTGAAAGCCTTACCCAACGGGGCACCCGTTCAACTACTTAGCGATATTGGCGCTGGCCTATGCTGGGCAGAAGACCAAACGGCCACCACAGCCACCCTACTCTTTACCCGCTTTGATGACACCCAGCGCCCCGACAGCGTATGGCGCATACCGCTACGCCTGGATAACCCCAGGGCCTCGTTGGCGCCTGAGCTGGTGCTGCGCGAGGAGGATCCAGAGTTTTGGATTGGCATTGGCAAAACACGTTCACGGTCATGGTTGCTGCTCGAAAGCGGCTCAAAGGACACCAGTGAGATTCACTTGCTGCCAGCACATACGCCGGCAGCAACGCCGCTCTGTATCCAGCCCCGCCAGGCCGGCGTCGAGTACAGCATCGACCATCGCCCAGGCAGCTTTTATCGCCTGCATAATCAGGCAGGCGCTCATTTTCAGCTTGATTATCTACCGGAAAGCCAGCTTGGCCAGCGTCAATTGAGCTGGCTAACCTTAATCGCTCACCGGGAAGAGGCCACGCTTGAAGGCGTTGATGCGTTCTCCTGGGGTCTGATGCTGGGTGAGCGCGACCATGACCAAGCGCAGGTGCGTTTAAGGCGATTAGTGTTTGACGCGCAGCATGCCTGCACATTGGATGAGTATCTTGCCCTGCCCGAACAGCCATGTTCACAACTGTTGGAAGATGCACCGCACTTTGATAGCCAGATACTGCGCTTGCGCGAAGAGTCGTTTACCCAGCCGCCCAGCTGGTTCGCGCTTGATCTCACCAGCGGCGAGCGAACGCTACTCAAACGTGCCCCCGTTTACGGCAATCTTCAGCCTGAGCAATTAATCAGTAAGCGCCTATGGGCCACCAGCCATGACGGTGAGCAAGTACCGGTATCGGTGGTCATGCGCGCCGACCTAGCGAATCAGCCTTTACCCACGCTGCTGTATGGCTACGGCGCTTATGGCGAGGCGCTAGATCCTTGGTTCTCTATCGCCCGGTTAGAGTTACTAGAGCGCGGCGCAGCTTTTGCTGTTGCTCACGTGCGAGGTGGCGGTGAGCGCGGTGAACCTTGGTATTTAAACGGCAAGATGGCCCATAAGGAAAACAGCTTCCATGATTTCCTGGCAGCGCGCGAGGCACTGGTTGAGCAAGGCGTCAGTGATCCGCGGCATGTCGTTGCCTATGGCGCCAGCGCAGGTGGGCTACTGGTTGGCACCTGCATTAACCGTGCACCTGATGCATTCTGCGCCGCCCTGCTGGATGTGCCCTTCTTGGACGTGCTGCGCACCATGCAGAATCCGGAACTTCCCCTGACGACCGCAGAGTACAGCGAGTGGGGGAACCCCGAAGACCCAGAAGTGGCCAAGCGAATAGCCGCGTACTCCCCTATCGACAATATCACGGCGCAGGCTTACCCAGCCCTGTGGATTGAAGGCAGCTGGTTTGATACCCGAGTCAGCTACTGGGAGCCAGCCAAGTTTTATGCCCAGGTATCACGGCAGCAGCAGGGTTCAGCGCCGGTGCTAATGCGTACGGATATGAGCAGCGGACACGGTGGCGCATCGGGGCGTTTCAAAGCCTGGCGCGATACGGCGCGGCAAGATGCGTTTATTCTTTGGGCGTTGGGGTTGGCAAAGCACTCTCAAACTTAG